GTGAGGGCGTACCCAATTCGGTGCTGGTGATCACCTCCGGCCCGCACACCGACCGCAGCCTGGACGGCCCCGGGTTGGTGTCCTACATCCAGGGCGCGGTGGACGAGCAGCGCCCGGTCGCGGTGAACGTCATCAACCTCGGTGACGACCCGGACCGCGCGACGTGGGAAGCCGTGGCCCAGGCCAGCGGCGGCGAGTACCGCAGCGTGCCGAACTCGGCGGACCCCGCGCTCGCCGACGCGGTGGCGGAACTGCTGGGTTAGTCGCAGTTACGCGGTCGCGGTGGCGCACTCCTGTGGGGCGCGCCAAGCGCGCGGCAGCGCCACCGCGAGGCCGATCACGCCGAGGATCACCGGAACCAGCAGCGCCGCCCGGTACGAGTCGAGTTGACCGGCGCCGGCCGCCGTCGCCGCCACCTGGACCGCGGTGGTCGCGGCCAGCCCGATCGCGGCCCCGAACTGGAATGTCGTGTAGAGCAGCCCGCTGGTCAGTCCCTGCGCGGACTCCTCGACACCGTCGGTCGCGGCGATCGTCAGCGGCCCGTAGGCCAGGGTGAACGCGATGCCGAGCGCCAGCAGGCTGGGCAGCATGCTCAGATACACCCAGTCCCGTTCCACGCCGAGGAACAGCAGGAAGGACAGCGCCGCGCAGGCCATTCCGGCCGCGATGACGCGCCACAGCCCGAAGCGGCGCACCAGGATCGGGGTGAGCGTGGGCGCCAGGATCGCGTCGATCGCGACGACCAGCAAGGCCAGTGCGGTGGACAGCGCCGACCAACCCCGCAGCTCCTGCAGGTAGAGCACGATGATGAACTGGAAGCCCATGAAGCCGGCGGCCAGACAGCCCGCCCCGAGGTAGGCGTTGACCTGCGGGCCCGACCGCAGCAGAGCCAGCGGCACCAACGGATCGGCGGCGGCGCGCTGCCGGGCGCCGAATCCGACGAACGACACCAGCGCGATCAGACCGAGCCACACCGAGCCGAGAACCGTTCCGTGGGCGGCATTCTCGATGGCCGTCACGGTGAGCACCACGGCCCCGGTGACGAGCACCGCACCGGGCAGGTCGAGGGACCGGCGGGCGGTGACCTCGTCGCGCGGGATCAGCGGGAGTGCCAGCAGCAGCACGGCCGAGGCCAGCACGACCGGGGCGAAGAACACCCACCGCCAGCCGAACGAGGTGAGCAGGCCGCCCGCGACGAGTCCGAGCGAGAATCCGGCCGCACCGAGACCGGCGTAGATGAGTACGGCCCGGTCCCGTTGCGGGCCTTCGGGAAAGCTCGTGGTGATGATCGCGAGCCCGGCCGGCATCAGGAAGGCCGCGGCGATACCGGTGAGGACCCGGACCCCGATGACGGTGGCGCCGTTGGGGGCGATGCCGCCCAGCGCCGACACCCCGATGAAGATGACCAGTGCGGTCAGGAAGACCCGCCGCCGCCCGTAGACGTCGGCGGTACGGCCACCGAGCAGCATGAATCCGCCGTAGCCGATCACGTATCCACTGACGATCCACTGCAATTCGACGGTCGGCAGGTCGAGCGCCCGCCGGATGGTGGGCAACGCGATGTTGAACATCGCGATGTCGATGCCTTCCAGGAACGCCGCCCCACACAGCGCCGCGAGCAGCAGCGCCGCGCGGAGTCTGGAGGTCGACTTCACATCGGTAGCGCCCATATGCCCACCTTCAGTTCCTATTGGTAACTGACCACATCATCAGGCACCATGGAGCCGTGGCGGAAGAAGGCACTTTGAAGTCAGTCGGTACCTCGCAGGGAACCGACTGCTGCCCGGATGCCTTCCAGTGGGACCGGCGGGAGGACTGCGAGGTCCGGCAGATCCTCGACCGGATCGCCGACAAGTGGTCGCTGCTCATCATCGCCCTGCTCGACGACGGCTCCCTGCGGTTCACCGAGCTCAAGCGTCGGATCGACGGGGTCAGCCAGCGCATGCTGACCGTGACGCTGCGCCAGCTCGAGCGCGACGGGCTGGTCCGGCGCACCGTGCACCCGGTCGTCCCGCCCCGGGTCGACTACGAGCTCACCGAACTGGGCCGCACCCTGCACGAGACCGTGCAAACGCTGGTCCGTTGGACCGAGGCGCACCAAGGCGATATCGCCGCAGCGCGCCGGCGCTTCGACGAGGCCAACGCACCGTCGGACCGGGGCTGACCCGCGGCGTCAGACCGCGAGCAGCCGCAGCGCTTCGGCGGCGAACACCTCGGGCACCTCGACCTGCGGGTAGTGCCCGACGCCGGGCAGCTCGATCACCGTCGCGTCGGGTCGTAGTTCACGCAGCCCGGCCAGCACGTTGACGGTGGCCACCGGATCGTCGAGGCCCCACAGGAAGTTCACCGGCTTGTCCCACGCGGTGATCGCCCCGTGCCAGCGCTGCGCGTAGCGCACACGCTCGTCGAGGTAGGCGCACAGCAGGTGCATGATGCGGTGGCCGTCGTTGTGCGCCAACAACGCCCATTGCGCCTCGGCCTCGTCCGGCGACAGCGGGTGCCCGGCGCTGAACAGTCGGGCGAACCCGCGCACGAATCCGGCGCGACCGGTCAGCCGGGACAACACCGGACCCAACGGCCCGCGCAGCACCTTCTGCGAGGGACGCAGGCTGGCCCGCTCCAGGATCACGCTGCCGTTGGTGAGCACCGCGGACCGCAGGTCGAACGGCAACCGCCCCTCGACATCTCGGGCGAGCAGTTCGGTGGCCACCGAGGTGCCCATGTCGTGCGCGATCATCGTCACCGGTCCCTGCACGGTCCGGGCGAGCACCTCGGCCACCAGGTCGGCCTGCTCCAGCAGGCTGTTGCGGCGCCGCGGCTTGTCCGACAACCCGAACCCGAGAAAGTCCAGCGTCACCCAGGCCCGGCCGGCCAGGGCAGGCACCACCTCGCGGTAGTCGAAGGAACTGGACGGAAACCCGTGCAGCAGCAGCACCGTCGGGCCGTCACCGTCGGCGGACCGGACGAACACCCGCCCCGCCGGGGTGTCCAGGAAGCGTCCACCATCGCACCACTGTTGGACCGTCGGCGGCAGCATGCCGGCGAGCCTAGGCGAACCGGTGCGGATGCGCGCCCGCTTACGCGAACGCGGTTACCGGCGGGCAGGAACACACCAGGTTGCGGTCCCCGTAGGCGGCATCGATCCGGCGGACCGGCGGCCACACCTTCGCCCGGAAGCCCTTGCCCAGCGGGTAGGCGGCCTGCTCACGGGT
This region of Mycolicibacterium diernhoferi genomic DNA includes:
- a CDS encoding MFS transporter, producing MGATDVKSTSRLRAALLLAALCGAAFLEGIDIAMFNIALPTIRRALDLPTVELQWIVSGYVIGYGGFMLLGGRTADVYGRRRVFLTALVIFIGVSALGGIAPNGATVIGVRVLTGIAAAFLMPAGLAIITTSFPEGPQRDRAVLIYAGLGAAGFSLGLVAGGLLTSFGWRWVFFAPVVLASAVLLLALPLIPRDEVTARRSLDLPGAVLVTGAVVLTVTAIENAAHGTVLGSVWLGLIALVSFVGFGARQRAAADPLVPLALLRSGPQVNAYLGAGCLAAGFMGFQFIIVLYLQELRGWSALSTALALLVVAIDAILAPTLTPILVRRFGLWRVIAAGMACAALSFLLFLGVERDWVYLSMLPSLLALGIAFTLAYGPLTIAATDGVEESAQGLTSGLLYTTFQFGAAIGLAATTAVQVAATAAGAGQLDSYRAALLVPVILGVIGLAVALPRAWRAPQECATATA
- a CDS encoding winged helix-turn-helix transcriptional regulator; translated protein: MKSVGTSQGTDCCPDAFQWDRREDCEVRQILDRIADKWSLLIIALLDDGSLRFTELKRRIDGVSQRMLTVTLRQLERDGLVRRTVHPVVPPRVDYELTELGRTLHETVQTLVRWTEAHQGDIAAARRRFDEANAPSDRG
- a CDS encoding alpha/beta fold hydrolase, with product MLPPTVQQWCDGGRFLDTPAGRVFVRSADGDGPTVLLLHGFPSSSFDYREVVPALAGRAWVTLDFLGFGLSDKPRRRNSLLEQADLVAEVLARTVQGPVTMIAHDMGTSVATELLARDVEGRLPFDLRSAVLTNGSVILERASLRPSQKVLRGPLGPVLSRLTGRAGFVRGFARLFSAGHPLSPDEAEAQWALLAHNDGHRIMHLLCAYLDERVRYAQRWHGAITAWDKPVNFLWGLDDPVATVNVLAGLRELRPDATVIELPGVGHYPQVEVPEVFAAEALRLLAV